The stretch of DNA TCACATGGATTCCTGCTGCTATAAGCTCCTGCATGTTGCGATACGATTGCCAATCTCGGTCgttctttgttttgttcttttgctGCTTTCGTGAGCTCTGTTCTCCTTCCTTTGGTTTTCTTGCCGGGCCCAAGAGACTTGTCCTCAGAAGGTCGAGAAGATGGGTTGGCTTTTTACTTTTTCCTGATTCTCCAGCTTGTTCTTGGCTCGATTGCTGATTCATTATTCTCATATTCAGGTTTCTTTTAATGAATTCATCAATCGATTTCTCTAACTTTTCTTTCATCTCGCTCAGGCTCATTAACTCCTCGAGAAGACGATAGGGAACTTGGTTCTCCAGCAAGAACAAATCCTGTTGACAGAAGGCTACACTGTCGgcttttattttaaactttttgaaCTCGTCTGCAACAGCAGAGCATATGTATTGCAGGATTGCAGAGCCGTCAATGACCAATATCCAGGTGAGGACAAcatcatttttgtatttttcgtTCACCTCCACCTCGTAGCAGTCCCTGAGTTccgtaattttctttttaatcgcCATGAATATATCTTTTATACTATTGCCGCTCCTTTTGACAAATTCTCTTGCCAATCTAAGCTTGAACTTCTCTGATAGCTGGTACTTCTTATTACCATGATGGATAGGACCCAGAGATACCACTCTTGGCTCGTAGTGCTTGACGAAATGTTTGTGATCTCGGAGCAAGAATATAACCTTCTGTATTTTTGGTGGTCCGTCCGTTTGGGTTTGATTCTTCGTATCCTCGAACATTTCAAATAACCTTTCCTCCACGGTAGGGGTTGGGACTGCATCGCTTT from Juglans regia cultivar Chandler chromosome 4, Walnut 2.0, whole genome shotgun sequence encodes:
- the LOC109020637 gene encoding UPF0481 protein At3g47200-like; the encoded protein is MAESAHEAQSDAVPTPTVEERLFEMFEDTKNQTQTDGPPKIQKVIFLLRDHKHFVKHYEPRVVSLGPIHHGNKKYQLSEKFKLRLAREFVKRSGNSIKDIFMAIKKKITELRDCYEVEVNEKYKNDVVLTWILVIDGSAILQYICSAVADEFKKFKIKADSVAFCQQDLFLLENQVPYRLLEELMSLSEMKEKLEKSIDEFIKRNLNMRIMNQQSSQEQAGESGKSKKPTHLLDLLRTSLLGPARKPKEGEQSSRKQQKNKTKNDRDWQSYRNMQELIAAGIHVKRSEDNSLRGISFSRKFNFYPGFLSLPPLIVDDSTGPKFLNLIAYEMCLDFQNDFGITSYISFLDSLIDEANDVKELRKARVLFNLLGSDEEVARLFNEIGTDLVPNIDEYDDVKWQIQEYYDKTWVTWVAEFFHNHFSSPWTLLAFFGALFALALSATQTWYAVDSPPSPCDKFCEKFNQNLRKG